In the genome of Hemiscyllium ocellatum isolate sHemOce1 chromosome 12, sHemOce1.pat.X.cur, whole genome shotgun sequence, one region contains:
- the gtpbp8 gene encoding GTP-binding protein 8 has product MLTIRTCFLQLSPALKAKPVCKRVTSVCMVHRHSHKLASIHSIFKLSEKKQNSIIFPFKDLERYLVKNVNKTKFQMFAPSFEDIGNAEQLFTPSHKHCIDYFTSAVRIDHAPTTAQPEVCFIGRSNVGKSSLIKALFSLVPGIEVRVSKNPGHTKKMNFFKVGKAFTVVDMPGYGYRAPSDFVEMVERYLEARQNLKRTFLLLDASIGIQEADHIAIEMCEEFGIPFVLVLTKIDRPQQGNLLKIILGVQEAIEKQTSGCFPQPFLVSSLNYSGIHLLRCFIAHVTGNLQINEHNSTSLRSGVNSAKI; this is encoded by the exons ATGCTCACAATACGGACGTGTTTTCTACAGTTGTCACCTGCATTGAAAGCAAAACCAGTGTGCAAGAGGGTAACTTCAGTCTGCATGGTGCATAGACACTCTCACAAGTTAGCTTCTATCCACAGTATCTTCAAACTTAGTGAGAAGAAGCAAAACagtattatttttccattcaaagaCTTGGAAAGGTACCTGGTcaaaaatgtaaataaaacaaagttTCAAATGTTTGCTCCAAGTTTTGAGGATATTGGAAATGCAGAACAACTCTTCACACCTTCACATAAGCACTGTATCGATTATTTCACCTCTGCTGTCAGGATTGATCATGCACCAACAACAGCACAGCCAGAG GTTTGTTTTATAGGCAGAAGTAATGTGGGAAAGTCTTCATTGATAAAAGCATTGTTTTCTCTGGTTCCTGGCATTGAAGTTAGAGTTTCAAAAAATCCA GGACATACAAAGAAAATGAATTTCTTTAAAGTAGGCAAGGCGTTTACTGTCGTTGACATGCCTGGCTATGGATACAGAGCACCTTCTGATTTTGTGGAAATGGTAGAAAGATATCTCGAGGCAAGACAGAA TTTAAAGAGAACATTTTTGCTATTGGATGCATCAATAGGAATCCAGGAAGCAGATCATATAGCAATTGAAATGTGTGAAGAGTTTGGCATTCCATTTGTT CTTGTATTAACAAAGATTGACAGGCCTCAGCAAGGCAATCTGCTGAAGATCATTCTAGGAGTACAAGAAGCGATAGAAAAACAAACGTCGGGGTGCtttcctcagccgttcctcgtgaG CTCTTTGAATTATTCTGGGATTCATCTGCTGAGATGTTTCATAGCTCATGTGACTGGAAATCTTCAGATTAATGAACATAATTCCACGTCTTTAAGATCAGGAGTTAATTCTGCAAAGATATGA